A portion of the Glandiceps talaboti chromosome 13, keGlaTala1.1, whole genome shotgun sequence genome contains these proteins:
- the LOC144445077 gene encoding uncharacterized protein LOC144445077, which yields MSDQLDDTCDDTTAATQQEERQSDDDEGEQEEQLQPEEKLETTRKYTKDVKKKISHDQTEINRHRQYQKQLDKMKAKNKELKNDVKVAKPQRVPYTPYTWNSLGPYCTTDYVQTFMNLPNKVRHGYITKKTAISMVDPEVAYRMNVELDPIPESRPKTSSRKSRSRSKKLP from the exons ATGTCCGACCAGCTAGACGATACG TGTGATGACACAACAGCGGCAACACAACAAGAAGAACGGCagagtgatgatgatgaaggaGAGCAGGAAGAGCAATTGCAACCTGAAGAAAAACTGGAAACAACGAGAAAATATACCAAAGATGTCAAAAAAA AAATATCACACGACCAAACAGAAATAAACAGGCATCGACAATACCAGAAACAGCTAGACAAGATGAAGGCAAAGAACAAAGAACTGAAAAATGATGTGAAAGTCGCTAAACCACAAAG AGTCCCGTATACTCCATACACCTGGAATAGTCTAGGACCATACTGTACTACAGACTACGTGCAAACGTTTATGAATTTACCGAATAAAGTCAGACATGGTTACATTACGAAGAAGACGGCGATAAGCATGGTTGACCCAGAGGTCGCATACAGAATGAATGT TGAATTAGATCCCATTCCGGAATCGAGACCAAAAACATCTTCTAGAAAAAG CCGATCACGATCGAAGAAACTTCCATGA
- the LOC144444548 gene encoding stromal cell-derived factor 2-like, translated as MATSILQFRCECLGIFLIILTSFVVSAIFDDEIIEYEYVSCGSLVKLKSVKYNIRLHSHDVKYGSGSGQQSVTGMDKSDDANSYWQIKGRVDKPCTRGTPIKCGQTIRLTHANTMRNLHSHHFQAPLSSRNQEVSAFGDDGSGDEGDYWAVTCSSSLWRRDEQVRLKHVATEVYLATTDQVYGRPIRGQREIAGIDSPSSATYWKVAEGVYIKPNES; from the exons ATGGCGACCTCCATACTGCAGTTCCGTTGTGAATGTTTAGGAATATTTCTGATAATTTTAACATCTTTTGTAGTTTCTGCCATTTTTGACGATG AAATCATAGAGTATGAATATGTATCATGTGGTTCACTGGTAAAGCTAAAGAGTGTCAAATATAATATCAGATTACATTCACATGATGTGAAGTATGGGTCAGGTAGTGGACAACAG TCTGTTACAGGTATGGATAAATCAGATGATGCTAACAGTTACTGGCAAATCAAAGGAAGAGTTGATAAACCATGTACTAGAgg GACACCAATAAAGTGTGGTCAGACTATACGACTGACACATGCAAACACCATGCGTAATTTACATAGTCATCATTTCCAAGCACCGTTATCTAGTAGAAACCAAGAAGTTAGTGCTTTTGGGGATGATGGTTCTGGAGATGAAG GTGATTATTGGGCTGTCACATGTTCATCATCACTATGGAGACGAGATGAGCAAGTACGTCTGAAACATGTAGCCACTGAAGT TTACCTAGCAACCACAGATCAAGTATATGGCAGACCAATAAGAGGACAGCGTGAAATAGCTGGTATAGATTCTCCTAGCAGTGCCACTTACTGGAAAGTAGCAGAAGGTGTTTATATCAAACCTAATGAATCATAG
- the LOC144444679 gene encoding actin-binding Rho-activating protein-like, protein MSGSYRREVMDSKISLWKQKEAAHKEKQMINPFSDWEGASHRQRLDKDDPDYARPVAGTKTDVRGKQAGQMVNKEIKELLHWIVRIGTQQEDGQISVKFGKLFETYNKISNKLVGMLMRARKQGLVHFEGEMLWQRRDDHVPIILLISPSEVQ, encoded by the coding sequence ATGTCTGGGTCTTACAGAAGAGAAGTGATGGATAGCAAGATATCACTATGGAAACAGAAAGAAGCTGCacataaagaaaaacaaatgatTAATCCATTTTCTGACTGGGAAGGTGCATCACACAGACAAAGATTAGATAAGGATGATCCGGATTATGCCAGGCCTGTAGCCGGTACCAAAACTGACGTGCGTGGAAAACAAGCCGGACAGATGGTTAACAAGGAAATTAAGGAACTACTTCACTGGATTGTAAGGATAGGAACACAACAGGAAGATGGTCAGATTTCTGTAAAATTTGGAAAATTATTTGAAACTTACAATAAAATCTCCAATAAACTGGTTGGTATGCTAATGAGAGCTAGGAAACAAGGTTTAGTTCACTTTGAAGGTGAAATGTTATGGCAAAGAAGAGACGATCATGTGCCAATCATATTGCTTATCTCACCAAGTGAGGTGCAGTAG
- the LOC144445040 gene encoding COX assembly mitochondrial protein homolog, whose protein sequence is MAEFKECKEHDDLRHVEIDVLIPKRMREKARVEKCADEVKAFSECCASSSFAMVLKCREQNAALKSCLTRWYKDQDFFNMCKEEYLAERKEYLKSGKTKKQRRLEGTLS, encoded by the exons ATGGCTGAGTTCAAAGAATGTAAAG AACATGACGACCTTAGACATGTGGAGATTGATGTCCTTATTCCCAAAAGGATGAGAGAGAAAGCCAGAGTTGAAAAATGTGCAGATGAAGTCaaag CTTTCTCAGAGTGTTGTGCTTCATCCTCATTTGCCATGGTGCTCAAATGCAGAGAACAAAATGCAGCCCTGAAGTCATGTCTTACAAGATG GTACAAGGACCAAGACTTTTTCAATATGTGTAAAGAAGAATACCTAGCAGAAAGAAAGGAATATTTAAAGTCAGGCAAAACTAAAAAACAAAGGAGATTAGAAGGCACTCTTTCATAA